One genomic region from Streptomyces sp. NBC_00582 encodes:
- a CDS encoding phosphotransferase — translation MPHIITPRLRYSSTAVRPGWDQLPQGIRQLISRRLGGAVDAGPSAGSGFTSGFAAVVHTAGGSQFIKAINDVENAVIAACYRRESLINQALPVEVPAPRLRWVEEQDEWVVLGFDAVDGGRMPAEPWQPSDLDATLNAYAAAAEMLSAPSAQLLRLGLKPVSAEGDFTAWRDLQAGSAKAELLPAWVPLPRTRQLAELESHWREATAGNAVLHHDLRLDNVLIDAGGAAWICDWNWPCFGASWFDLVLLLATAFADGYDATALFAAHPTARGVADEQLDAALAALSGFFLVSGAQPPADWSPHLRRHQTWCGEVTLRWLVDRRGWTI, via the coding sequence ATGCCGCACATCATCACTCCACGTCTGCGCTACAGCTCCACCGCCGTACGCCCAGGCTGGGACCAGCTTCCGCAGGGCATCCGCCAGCTGATCTCACGACGCCTGGGCGGCGCGGTGGACGCCGGGCCGAGTGCCGGGAGCGGATTTACCAGCGGCTTCGCCGCGGTGGTCCACACGGCCGGTGGCAGTCAGTTCATCAAGGCGATCAACGATGTGGAAAACGCTGTGATCGCGGCTTGCTACCGGCGGGAGTCTTTGATCAACCAGGCCCTGCCTGTGGAGGTCCCGGCACCACGCCTGCGGTGGGTCGAGGAGCAGGATGAGTGGGTCGTCCTCGGCTTCGACGCCGTCGATGGCGGCCGCATGCCTGCCGAACCCTGGCAGCCCAGCGACCTGGACGCCACTTTGAACGCCTACGCGGCGGCGGCCGAAATGCTCTCCGCGCCCTCGGCGCAGCTGCTGCGTCTTGGCCTCAAGCCGGTAAGCGCCGAAGGTGACTTCACCGCTTGGCGTGATCTTCAGGCGGGCAGCGCCAAGGCGGAGCTCCTGCCAGCGTGGGTGCCCCTCCCGCGAACGCGGCAGCTGGCCGAGCTGGAGAGCCATTGGCGGGAGGCCACTGCGGGCAATGCCGTCTTGCACCACGACCTGCGTCTGGACAACGTGCTGATCGACGCCGGCGGTGCCGCGTGGATCTGCGACTGGAACTGGCCTTGTTTCGGGGCGAGCTGGTTCGATCTGGTGCTGCTCTTGGCCACCGCATTCGCCGACGGCTACGACGCCACGGCCTTGTTCGCGGCACATCCCACGGCCCGCGGAGTCGCCGACGAACAGCTCGATGCAGCCCTCGCCGCACTCTCGGGTTTCTTCCTGGTTTCCGGGGCACAGCCCCCGGCGGACTGGTCCCCGCACCTTCGCCGGCACCAGACATGGTGCGGCGAGGTCACCCTGCGATGGCTGGTCGATCGGCGTGGCTGGACGATCTAA
- the serS gene encoding serine--tRNA ligase → MLDITAIRENPQRLQQALAKRAVQVDLEGFLALDEEYRRERTACEQLRAERRKISAEIAREQRAGGDIDGLRAQATAVVERLAVLEPRVAELELACRDFLTALPNVPDEDVVAGGKENNEVVRTIGARPTLGETAKDHVELAQTLGLIDYERGTKLGGSGFWVYRGDGAMLEWALLNYFVESHRRDGYEFVLPPHILTYEAGYTAGQFPKFADDVFVLEQGDTGPQRFLLPTSETALVNLHRDETLPEAELPRKYFAYSPCYRKEIGGYRTAERGTLRGHQFDKVEMFQFTRPDDSDAAHEDLLARAEQLVTELGLHYRITRLAAQDTSAAMAKTFDVEVWLPSINAYVEVSSVSNARDYQARRGNIRYRPRQGKSAFVHTLNASGLATSRLLPAILEQHQQPDGTVVVPDVLRKWVMRDVLAASRSSL, encoded by the coding sequence ATGCTGGACATCACTGCCATCCGCGAGAATCCCCAACGCCTCCAACAGGCTCTGGCCAAGCGTGCCGTCCAGGTGGACCTTGAGGGATTCCTTGCCCTGGACGAGGAGTACCGCCGGGAGCGGACGGCCTGCGAACAGCTGCGTGCCGAGCGGAGGAAAATCTCGGCCGAGATCGCCCGGGAGCAGCGCGCCGGCGGAGACATCGACGGCTTGCGGGCACAGGCGACGGCCGTGGTCGAGCGCCTTGCGGTGCTCGAACCGCGCGTGGCGGAACTGGAGCTTGCGTGCCGGGACTTCCTCACCGCGCTGCCCAACGTGCCCGATGAGGATGTCGTAGCGGGCGGCAAGGAGAACAACGAAGTCGTCCGCACCATCGGAGCCAGGCCGACGCTCGGCGAGACGGCGAAGGACCATGTCGAGCTCGCGCAGACCTTGGGGCTCATCGACTACGAGCGCGGTACAAAGCTCGGCGGCAGCGGTTTCTGGGTCTACCGGGGCGATGGCGCGATGCTCGAATGGGCCCTTCTCAACTACTTCGTCGAGTCACACCGGCGCGACGGGTATGAGTTCGTCCTGCCGCCGCACATCCTGACCTACGAGGCCGGTTACACCGCCGGTCAGTTCCCGAAGTTCGCCGATGACGTCTTCGTACTCGAGCAGGGGGACACAGGACCACAGCGGTTCCTGCTGCCGACCTCGGAGACGGCACTGGTCAACCTGCACCGGGACGAGACGCTGCCGGAGGCCGAGCTCCCGAGGAAGTACTTCGCCTACTCCCCCTGCTACCGCAAGGAGATCGGCGGCTACCGCACGGCGGAACGCGGCACGCTGCGCGGCCACCAGTTCGACAAGGTCGAGATGTTCCAGTTCACGCGGCCCGACGACTCGGACGCCGCGCACGAGGACCTCCTGGCCCGGGCCGAACAGCTGGTGACAGAGCTGGGCCTGCACTACAGGATCACCCGACTCGCGGCGCAGGACACCAGTGCCGCCATGGCGAAGACCTTCGACGTGGAGGTGTGGCTACCCAGCATCAACGCGTACGTCGAGGTCAGCTCGGTGTCGAACGCACGCGACTACCAGGCACGGCGCGGCAACATCCGCTACCGGCCGCGCCAGGGCAAGTCGGCCTTCGTCCACACGCTGAACGCATCGGGCCTGGCGACCAGCCGGCTGCTGCCGGCCATCCTCGAACAGCATCAGCAGCCGGACGGCACGGTCGTCGTGCCGGACGTACTACGCAAGTGGGTGATGCGGGACGTCCTGGCGGCGTCGAGGAGCAGCCTCTGA
- a CDS encoding BtpA/SgcQ family protein, translating to MREFATLGKRKAVLGMIHLQPLPGTPFHQEGSLSQILDTAVQSARALYEGGADGCLVQTVDRVYTTADKSDPARTAAMALIVRAIADATGEDFQVGVQLMRNALRASLAVAKVAGGSYIRAGALVGATLSANGLVQADPLAVMEYRKKIGAMGVKVIAEVDSMHFRWFGGDKTTAEVARAAKYVGADAVSLCHPDDDTTLEIIAAVRQAVPGLPVFLAGHTNHDNAARLLAAADGAFVGTCLESGGWGGTIDVEKVKAYVGIVRTLDS from the coding sequence ATGCGGGAGTTCGCCACGCTGGGCAAGCGCAAGGCGGTGCTCGGCATGATCCACTTGCAGCCCCTGCCGGGCACGCCCTTCCACCAGGAGGGGAGCCTGTCACAGATCCTCGATACGGCCGTTCAGTCGGCCAGGGCGCTGTATGAGGGCGGGGCGGACGGGTGCCTGGTGCAGACTGTCGACCGCGTCTACACCACCGCTGACAAGTCCGACCCGGCGCGCACGGCCGCGATGGCGCTGATCGTGCGGGCGATCGCGGATGCGACTGGGGAGGACTTCCAGGTCGGTGTGCAGCTGATGCGCAACGCGCTGCGGGCGTCGCTGGCGGTGGCGAAGGTGGCCGGCGGCAGCTACATCCGCGCGGGGGCCCTGGTCGGCGCGACGCTCAGCGCCAACGGCCTGGTGCAGGCCGATCCACTGGCCGTCATGGAGTACCGGAAGAAGATCGGCGCTATGGGCGTCAAGGTGATCGCCGAGGTGGACTCGATGCACTTCCGCTGGTTCGGCGGCGACAAGACCACCGCGGAGGTCGCGCGGGCGGCGAAGTACGTCGGCGCGGACGCGGTGTCGCTGTGTCATCCCGACGACGACACAACACTGGAGATAATCGCCGCCGTACGCCAGGCCGTGCCCGGGCTCCCGGTGTTTCTGGCCGGCCACACCAACCATGACAACGCCGCCCGGCTGCTGGCCGCCGCCGACGGAGCGTTCGTCGGCACCTGCCTGGAGAGCGGCGGCTGGGGCGGCACCATCGACGTCGAGAAGGTCAAAGCGTACGTCGGCATTGTCCGAACTCTGGATTCGTGA
- a CDS encoding SIS domain-containing protein — MEPLDPEVMIRQVAQLPADLRERTPLFDERVHALLPTSNWARIDHVFLTGDGDSYHASCAAEMAFETLAGIPCEPISAHRFLHYGPLPTAAPVGPGRQVLLIATSASGTTKAVVEAIEHATKHGALTVAITGTPDSPVTQVADHALIVDLSNPERSPGIRTYQASLLGMLLTALRLAETRTPACPTDRLREELTGLADTVEATAHAVRDRCRQVTGEIADAPVVTIVGSGPGYGTALFAAAKIIEASGVYAAGQDLEEWSHVERFAYPIDNPVVVIAPPGRSLPRAAALAAQAHRLGRRVIAVTARDDTAAFRHVHTVLPVHGTTREEFSPLLYHVFADYTACYLAQHLTRSPFQAG, encoded by the coding sequence ATGGAACCGCTCGACCCCGAAGTGATGATTCGGCAGGTCGCACAGCTGCCGGCCGACCTGCGCGAGCGGACACCGCTCTTCGACGAGCGCGTCCACGCACTGTTGCCGACTTCCAACTGGGCACGGATCGATCACGTGTTCCTCACCGGAGACGGCGACTCCTACCACGCCTCCTGCGCTGCCGAGATGGCCTTCGAGACCCTTGCCGGAATCCCCTGCGAACCGATCAGCGCCCACCGTTTCCTGCACTACGGCCCCCTGCCCACGGCCGCTCCCGTCGGCCCGGGCCGCCAAGTGCTGCTCATCGCCACGTCCGCCTCCGGCACGACCAAAGCGGTCGTCGAGGCCATCGAGCACGCCACAAAGCACGGAGCACTCACCGTCGCGATCACCGGCACACCGGACAGCCCCGTCACCCAGGTGGCCGACCATGCCCTCATCGTCGACCTGTCGAACCCGGAGCGCTCTCCCGGCATCCGCACCTACCAGGCCAGCCTGCTCGGCATGCTGCTCACCGCCCTCCGCCTTGCCGAAACCCGCACCCCTGCCTGTCCTACGGACCGGCTGCGCGAGGAATTGACGGGGCTCGCCGACACGGTCGAGGCCACTGCCCACGCGGTCCGGGACCGCTGCCGCCAGGTGACGGGGGAGATCGCCGACGCTCCCGTAGTGACCATCGTCGGCAGCGGGCCCGGATACGGCACCGCCTTGTTCGCCGCTGCCAAGATCATCGAAGCGTCGGGCGTCTACGCGGCGGGGCAGGACCTGGAGGAGTGGAGCCACGTCGAACGCTTCGCCTATCCCATCGACAACCCCGTCGTCGTCATCGCTCCGCCCGGCCGCTCTCTGCCCCGGGCCGCCGCGCTCGCCGCCCAGGCCCACCGACTCGGCCGACGTGTCATCGCGGTCACCGCCAGAGATGACACCGCGGCGTTCCGCCACGTCCATACGGTGCTGCCCGTGCACGGCACGACGCGGGAGGAGTTCTCGCCCCTGCTGTATCACGTCTTCGCCGACTACACCGCCTGCTACCTCGCCCAACACCTCACGCGCTCGCCGTTCCAGGCCGGCTGA
- a CDS encoding NUDIX hydrolase, with protein MTTLLRQAARVILLDQEQRVMLLRYDENQGFWATPGGSLEPGEDYPTAALRELREELGLEDVELGPQLAERSKHHHVSGQPVRQVERYYLARVDADDVDPASATQPDEIRERRWWALTELHATAETVYPIGLDDLVASVLEHGGPVCPVVLTG; from the coding sequence GTGACCACCCTCCTGCGCCAGGCCGCCCGTGTCATCCTCCTCGACCAAGAGCAGCGAGTGATGCTGCTCCGCTACGACGAGAACCAAGGATTCTGGGCCACCCCCGGTGGCTCCTTGGAACCGGGCGAGGACTACCCCACCGCCGCCCTGCGCGAGCTGCGGGAGGAACTTGGCCTCGAAGACGTCGAACTCGGCCCGCAGCTCGCCGAGCGCAGCAAGCACCACCACGTCAGCGGACAACCCGTCCGTCAAGTCGAGAGGTACTACCTCGCCAGAGTCGACGCCGACGACGTCGACCCGGCGAGCGCCACTCAACCTGACGAAATCCGCGAACGACGCTGGTGGGCCCTCACCGAGCTGCACGCCACGGCCGAGACGGTCTACCCGATCGGCCTCGACGACCTGGTCGCCAGCGTCCTCGAACACGGTGGCCCCGTGTGCCCCGTCGTCCTAACCGGGTGA
- a CDS encoding HAD family hydrolase: MPLLMLDLDNTLVDRDAAFQAAATALLAEHALPATDIEWLMTLDASGYTPKLAVAEAMADRYGQALPETAIRTLLDHGAADRVVLAETTREALTKALTDGWTCVIVTNGRTVQQETKIRKTGLDRLVQGWVISEHVGHRKPGPEIFQAAAEAVGVPLSGAWIIGDSPHADIAGANALGLRSVWVSAGRPWLQDSYQPTQVADEVSSAINFVISTT, translated from the coding sequence ATGCCGTTGCTGATGCTGGATCTCGACAACACTTTGGTAGATCGCGACGCCGCATTCCAGGCCGCAGCGACCGCGCTCCTGGCCGAGCATGCACTGCCTGCGACCGACATCGAATGGCTGATGACCCTCGATGCGAGCGGCTACACACCCAAACTGGCTGTCGCTGAGGCCATGGCGGACCGCTATGGGCAGGCGCTTCCTGAAACTGCTATCCGGACTCTTCTCGACCATGGTGCCGCTGATCGCGTAGTGCTGGCCGAGACCACCCGCGAGGCGCTCACCAAGGCGCTCACCGACGGCTGGACCTGCGTGATCGTCACCAACGGCCGCACGGTGCAGCAGGAAACGAAGATCCGCAAAACCGGGCTCGACCGGCTGGTCCAGGGCTGGGTGATCTCCGAACACGTCGGTCATAGGAAGCCGGGCCCGGAGATCTTTCAGGCGGCGGCCGAAGCCGTCGGAGTTCCCCTCTCCGGCGCCTGGATCATCGGCGATTCACCGCATGCCGACATCGCGGGCGCGAACGCGCTCGGTCTTCGAAGCGTGTGGGTGTCGGCCGGCAGGCCGTGGCTCCAGGACTCCTACCAGCCCACCCAAGTTGCTGACGAGGTGTCCTCCGCGATCAACTTTGTCATTAGCACGACCTGA
- a CDS encoding non-canonical purine NTP pyrophosphatase, whose protein sequence is MPGIRIAMCTGNNGKFRTAQEHLAPLGIEVEQVVLELDEIQTTSVSEIAQHKARQAFAILRRPLFVEDSGFCIEEFGGWPGPMVKQALEAFGPVGLTHLADLTENRTCRFASAAVYVDEQGDLHTFADDSRKPGSIAATPDRGHGPRSWSDLWSIFVPEGTTATLAALPPAEQEQVFAEWAKCSVVAALGQWLAQSH, encoded by the coding sequence ATGCCAGGCATCCGGATCGCGATGTGTACCGGGAACAACGGCAAGTTCCGTACGGCTCAAGAACATCTGGCGCCTTTGGGTATCGAGGTCGAACAGGTCGTGTTAGAGCTGGATGAGATCCAGACGACATCGGTCTCGGAGATCGCGCAGCACAAGGCTCGTCAAGCGTTCGCGATTCTCAGGCGACCACTCTTTGTCGAGGACTCAGGCTTCTGCATCGAAGAGTTCGGCGGCTGGCCGGGGCCCATGGTCAAGCAAGCCCTCGAAGCCTTCGGACCGGTTGGGCTTACACATCTCGCAGACCTTACGGAGAACCGGACATGCCGGTTCGCGAGTGCCGCCGTCTACGTCGATGAGCAGGGTGATCTCCACACCTTCGCGGACGACTCCCGGAAGCCGGGCTCCATCGCCGCTACCCCGGATCGCGGCCACGGACCACGGTCTTGGTCGGACCTTTGGTCGATCTTCGTTCCAGAGGGCACCACAGCGACCCTCGCGGCGCTGCCCCCTGCCGAGCAGGAGCAAGTGTTTGCCGAGTGGGCGAAGTGTTCGGTCGTCGCCGCCCTGGGACAATGGCTTGCCCAGTCCCATTGA
- a CDS encoding IS3 family transposase, translating to MSEIYRFIRAEKAHFTVVLLCAVLGVARSSYYAWEAGEQARLVRERDDLALVHEITVIHVASRKTYGVPRVTAELRRRGRLVNRKRVERLMREHGIAGHSRRTGRRSLTRADRKAAPAPDLIGRDFTAPAPGLRVVGDITYVPTAEGWLYLATWLDLATREVIGYSMADHHRAGLVVDALDMAAGLGHLEDGCIIHTDRGSEYTSTQFRDRLGKLGLRQSMGRTGICFDNAAAESFFAVLKEEIGTRIWDDRASARADIFTFIETYYNRRRLRRHPEWGYLTPHETRQRHQGTKPDHALAA from the coding sequence GTGAGCGAGATATACCGGTTCATCCGTGCGGAGAAGGCCCATTTCACCGTTGTCCTGCTGTGTGCCGTCCTCGGCGTGGCCCGTTCCTCGTACTACGCCTGGGAAGCCGGGGAGCAGGCCCGCTTGGTGCGCGAGCGTGATGACCTCGCCCTGGTCCACGAGATCACCGTCATCCATGTCGCATCGAGGAAGACGTACGGCGTTCCGCGCGTCACCGCGGAACTGCGCCGCCGTGGCCGCCTGGTGAACCGCAAGCGCGTCGAGCGGCTCATGCGCGAACACGGCATCGCCGGTCACAGCCGTCGCACCGGGCGTCGCAGCCTCACCCGCGCCGACCGCAAGGCCGCGCCGGCGCCGGACCTGATCGGGCGTGACTTCACCGCCCCGGCCCCCGGCCTGCGTGTGGTCGGCGACATCACCTACGTCCCCACCGCCGAGGGCTGGCTCTACTTGGCGACCTGGCTCGATCTGGCGACCCGCGAGGTGATCGGCTACTCGATGGCCGACCACCACCGCGCCGGCCTGGTCGTCGACGCCCTGGACATGGCCGCCGGCCTGGGCCACCTGGAAGACGGCTGCATCATCCACACCGACCGCGGATCGGAGTACACCTCCACGCAATTCCGAGACAGGCTCGGCAAGTTGGGGCTACGGCAGAGCATGGGCAGGACCGGGATCTGCTTCGACAACGCCGCCGCGGAAAGCTTTTTCGCCGTGCTGAAAGAGGAGATCGGCACACGCATCTGGGACGACCGGGCCAGCGCACGAGCCGACATCTTCACGTTCATCGAGACCTACTACAACCGCAGGCGCCTGCGCAGGCACCCCGAGTGGGGCTACCTCACACCCCACGAGACCCGCCAGCGCCACCAAGGAACGAAACCAGACCACGCTCTCGCCGCGTGA
- a CDS encoding transposase: protein MGSKYTKRYSEEFKRDAIALVASSGRTVTEVARELGVSSESLRGWVKKANGAGQAAAGAPVAAGSGLDAAEREELKRLRKLAADQAKTIEILKKATAFFAKESDR from the coding sequence GTGGGAAGCAAGTACACGAAGCGGTACTCGGAGGAGTTCAAGCGGGACGCAATCGCGCTCGTGGCGTCCTCGGGCCGGACGGTGACCGAGGTCGCCCGGGAACTGGGCGTCAGCTCGGAGAGTCTGCGGGGCTGGGTGAAGAAGGCGAACGGTGCCGGGCAGGCCGCCGCGGGGGCGCCGGTGGCCGCCGGTAGCGGGCTGGATGCGGCCGAGCGGGAGGAGCTCAAGCGGCTGCGCAAGCTCGCCGCCGATCAGGCCAAGACGATCGAGATACTGAAAAAAGCGACGGCCTTCTTCGCGAAGGAGAGCGACCGGTGA
- a CDS encoding asparaginase: MVGATRTVAVYSLGGTIAMTADPVTGGVVPALSAHDLLAAIPGLDERGIELRVRDFRRVPGASLTFDDLTELGGAIDKTLDGGDADGIVITQGTDTIEETAFFLDLRHGHDQPVVVTGAMRNPTMAGPDGPANLYAAVIAAADPRLRGAGALVVLNDEVHAARHVRKAHTTSPAAFTSPGAGPIGRVTEDLVRLVSPPPRRLGVLKPPSREVRVGLYTVSLGDDGTLLAMWDGRCDGLVVAAFGVGHVPQRLVETLEHLASRIPVVLASRIGNGPVLTGTYGFPGSEKDLIGRGLIPASDLGPYQARLLLHALLAQESDRKTIVETFTALSN; this comes from the coding sequence ATGGTGGGTGCGACGAGAACTGTGGCGGTCTACTCGCTGGGCGGCACCATCGCCATGACCGCCGACCCGGTGACCGGCGGGGTCGTACCGGCCCTGTCCGCGCACGACCTACTCGCCGCCATCCCCGGCCTGGACGAGCGCGGCATCGAGCTACGTGTCCGCGACTTCCGCCGGGTGCCCGGCGCCTCACTCACCTTCGACGACCTGACCGAACTCGGGGGCGCGATCGACAAGACCCTCGACGGCGGCGATGCCGACGGAATCGTGATCACACAGGGCACCGACACCATCGAGGAGACCGCCTTCTTCCTTGACCTGCGGCACGGCCACGACCAGCCGGTCGTCGTCACCGGGGCCATGCGTAACCCCACCATGGCCGGCCCCGATGGCCCCGCCAACCTGTACGCGGCCGTCATCGCCGCCGCTGACCCCCGACTGCGCGGAGCGGGGGCGCTGGTCGTCCTGAACGACGAGGTCCACGCGGCACGGCACGTCCGCAAGGCCCACACCACCAGTCCCGCGGCGTTCACCTCGCCCGGAGCAGGCCCCATCGGCCGCGTCACGGAAGATCTTGTACGGCTGGTCTCGCCGCCACCCCGACGTCTCGGGGTTCTGAAGCCGCCGAGCCGCGAGGTCCGCGTGGGCCTGTACACGGTCAGCCTCGGTGACGACGGCACGCTGCTCGCTATGTGGGATGGCCGATGCGACGGTCTGGTCGTCGCCGCCTTCGGCGTGGGCCACGTCCCCCAGCGCCTCGTGGAGACACTCGAACACCTCGCTTCCCGTATCCCTGTGGTCCTTGCCTCGCGCATCGGCAACGGCCCCGTCCTGACGGGGACATACGGCTTCCCGGGATCGGAGAAGGACCTGATCGGCCGCGGCCTCATCCCAGCCAGCGATCTCGGCCCGTACCAGGCACGGCTCCTGCTGCACGCCTTGCTCGCGCAGGAATCCGACCGTAAGACAATCGTCGAGACCTTCACTGCCTTGTCGAATTGA
- a CDS encoding GNAT family N-acetyltransferase, with protein MRALIETSRLQLRCFQPDDVAELHEIFSDPQTHTIGSGPFAAVEQTAEWIERRMRAMHSGGLAWYGLRLRDSGLLVGNCGVFAGRTGAAEPEIGYEVRCGHRGRGLAGEAAQAVLEECFSAGIRRVWATIRPANAASIQIAAGLGMVVQYARTDERGELLYLSVSSHSGPS; from the coding sequence ATGCGGGCGCTCATCGAGACGTCACGGTTGCAGTTGCGGTGCTTCCAGCCTGACGACGTAGCTGAGCTACACGAAATCTTCAGCGATCCACAGACGCACACCATCGGCAGCGGCCCTTTTGCCGCGGTTGAACAGACCGCAGAGTGGATCGAACGCCGGATGCGTGCGATGCACAGCGGCGGGTTGGCCTGGTACGGGCTGCGCTTGCGTGACAGCGGCCTGTTGGTCGGTAACTGCGGAGTTTTCGCGGGCCGCACCGGAGCCGCCGAGCCGGAGATCGGCTACGAGGTCCGCTGTGGCCACCGAGGGCGAGGGCTGGCCGGTGAAGCTGCTCAAGCGGTTCTGGAGGAGTGCTTCTCGGCTGGTATCCGCCGAGTGTGGGCCACCATCCGACCGGCTAACGCAGCCTCGATACAGATCGCGGCCGGTCTGGGCATGGTGGTGCAGTACGCACGTACGGACGAGCGCGGAGAACTCCTGTATCTGTCTGTCTCGTCTCACTCTGGACCGAGCTGA
- a CDS encoding HD domain-containing protein, which yields MDLTVWARDLAESLLAEPLPRRWAHSQGVAARAHSLAGILGNDAELLWVAAMLHDIGYTPALAATGFHPLDGARYLRDHTVADERLVRLVANHSCAVLEAEERGLRGELEAEFPLPDHAALVDALAYCDMTTTPDGEPTTVDARLAEILGRYGQDSIVGRFIRRAEPELCGAVHRVEVRLASIGG from the coding sequence ATGGACCTCACCGTGTGGGCCCGCGACCTGGCCGAGTCCCTTCTTGCCGAGCCCCTGCCGCGACGCTGGGCTCACTCTCAGGGCGTCGCAGCAAGGGCGCATTCCCTGGCAGGGATTCTGGGCAACGATGCAGAACTGCTGTGGGTTGCGGCGATGCTGCACGACATCGGCTACACGCCAGCGCTGGCCGCCACTGGATTCCATCCGCTAGACGGCGCCCGGTACCTCCGTGATCACACCGTTGCGGACGAGAGACTGGTGCGGTTGGTAGCCAACCACTCGTGTGCCGTGCTGGAGGCAGAGGAGCGCGGGCTGAGGGGGGAACTTGAAGCTGAATTTCCCCTTCCCGATCATGCTGCGTTGGTGGACGCCCTGGCTTACTGCGACATGACGACGACACCGGACGGTGAGCCGACCACGGTCGATGCCCGCCTGGCGGAGATCCTGGGTCGGTACGGCCAAGACAGCATCGTCGGGCGGTTCATCCGCCGAGCGGAACCCGAGCTGTGCGGGGCAGTGCACAGGGTCGAAGTCCGACTCGCTTCGATCGGAGGGTAG
- a CDS encoding NUDIX hydrolase yields MGRTEYWYDENAPKPNTLIPACNMLVVREADGAILLQRRRDTGQWALPGGAMDIGESPSQCAVRECKEETGIDAEPAGLLGVYSPPEHVVAYTDGEIRQAYEVTVIGRPVGGEPTINEEADGVRWILPSELDAYDIHPSMRKQIAHFLDGTYPHVD; encoded by the coding sequence ATGGGACGTACGGAGTACTGGTACGACGAGAATGCACCCAAGCCGAACACGTTGATCCCGGCGTGCAACATGCTGGTCGTCCGGGAAGCGGACGGGGCGATACTCCTGCAGCGGCGCCGGGACACGGGACAGTGGGCCCTTCCCGGGGGAGCCATGGACATCGGGGAATCCCCGTCGCAGTGCGCGGTCCGGGAATGCAAGGAGGAGACCGGAATCGACGCCGAACCCGCCGGGCTCCTCGGCGTGTACTCGCCTCCCGAGCATGTCGTGGCCTACACGGACGGAGAGATCCGGCAGGCATACGAGGTGACCGTGATCGGCCGGCCAGTCGGAGGCGAGCCCACCATCAACGAGGAGGCCGATGGCGTCCGATGGATCCTCCCCAGCGAACTCGACGCCTACGACATCCACCCCTCCATGCGGAAGCAGATCGCTCACTTCCTCGACGGAACGTATCCCCACGTGGACTGA
- a CDS encoding XRE family transcriptional regulator: MNERLRTVMIQRKVTPEDLAASCEVDVKTVERWISLGRQPLRRHRWAVAKHLGVDESYLWPPEEDDTPGQPTEQAELVAAFPNRASVPQTTWVRLLKSAQEHIDVLVFSGTFFAQTNPRVAAMLAERADAGVRVRLCFGDPSGKAVAVRDEEEGIGGTLSAKIRASLTYYRKLIGTPGCEVRLHDTTLYNSLFRFDDALLVNPHVWGQPASANPLFELRRLGDDGWFDHYAGSFDAVWETAQPWSPESM; this comes from the coding sequence GTGAACGAGCGGCTGCGTACGGTGATGATCCAGCGGAAGGTGACTCCGGAGGACCTTGCGGCTTCCTGCGAAGTCGACGTCAAGACGGTGGAGCGCTGGATCAGCCTGGGTCGGCAGCCACTCCGCAGGCACCGCTGGGCGGTTGCGAAACATCTCGGCGTGGACGAATCGTATTTGTGGCCGCCGGAGGAGGACGACACCCCGGGACAGCCTACGGAGCAGGCAGAACTGGTCGCCGCCTTTCCCAACCGCGCGAGCGTTCCGCAGACGACCTGGGTCCGCCTCCTAAAGTCCGCGCAGGAGCACATCGACGTCCTGGTGTTCAGCGGGACGTTCTTCGCCCAGACCAACCCGCGCGTGGCGGCGATGCTCGCCGAGCGCGCCGACGCCGGCGTCCGGGTCCGTCTCTGTTTCGGCGACCCGTCCGGCAAGGCGGTCGCCGTCCGAGACGAGGAAGAAGGGATCGGCGGCACCCTCTCAGCGAAGATCAGGGCATCGCTCACCTACTACCGCAAGCTGATCGGCACCCCCGGCTGCGAGGTACGCCTCCACGACACGACGCTGTACAACAGCCTCTTCCGTTTCGACGACGCACTCCTCGTCAACCCGCACGTGTGGGGGCAGCCGGCCAGCGCCAACCCCCTGTTCGAACTGCGACGCCTGGGGGACGACGGCTGGTTCGACCACTACGCCGGCAGCTTCGACGCGGTCTGGGAGACTGCACAGCCCTGGTCACCCGAGTCCATGTGA